The following proteins come from a genomic window of Paenibacillus wynnii:
- a CDS encoding MetQ/NlpA family ABC transporter substrate-binding protein, whose protein sequence is MKKLIILVLTLTVIIAGCGEKKTSEGSQAPNSTVSNKLKVATLIPPMTDIMDIVKPLLKEDGIELEIMVLSDNVQPNEALANKEVDANFFQHVPYMEQFNASKGSDLVAVQPIYNAIYGGYSKRFKNIEELPDGSTLVVANDPSNIGRSLVMFEAAGLIKLKEGVGIQATQADIIENPRKFVIEEVDLLMLARMLDDADLVAMTPAYASPLGLTPKKDALITESEESEFSITLVSRKDNKESAAIKKLAERMSGPEVKKFLEDNYADIAIPAFK, encoded by the coding sequence ATGAAAAAATTAATTATATTGGTTCTGACACTTACGGTTATCATTGCAGGTTGTGGAGAGAAGAAAACATCTGAAGGTAGCCAAGCTCCAAATTCAACTGTGTCTAATAAGTTGAAAGTTGCGACACTGATTCCTCCGATGACGGATATCATGGATATTGTGAAACCATTACTGAAAGAGGATGGTATCGAGCTTGAGATCATGGTACTGTCGGATAACGTGCAGCCTAATGAGGCGTTAGCCAATAAGGAAGTTGACGCTAACTTTTTTCAACATGTTCCCTACATGGAGCAGTTCAATGCCAGCAAGGGATCTGATCTTGTAGCAGTCCAACCTATTTATAATGCGATTTACGGTGGTTATTCCAAACGTTTTAAGAATATCGAAGAATTACCGGATGGATCCACTCTTGTAGTGGCAAATGATCCGTCGAATATCGGGCGTTCCTTGGTCATGTTCGAAGCAGCGGGGTTAATTAAGCTGAAGGAAGGCGTAGGGATTCAAGCAACTCAGGCAGACATTATTGAGAATCCAAGAAAGTTTGTGATTGAGGAAGTGGATTTACTGATGCTGGCCCGCATGCTGGATGATGCTGATTTGGTGGCCATGACTCCAGCTTACGCCAGTCCGCTTGGACTTACACCCAAGAAGGATGCGCTGATTACGGAAAGTGAGGAATCCGAGTTTTCCATTACTCTGGTTTCCCGTAAGGATAACAAGGAGTCCGCAGCCATCAAAAAGCTAGCCGAGCGGATGAGTGGTCCTGAAGTGAAAAAGTTTCTGGAGGACAACTACGCAGATATCGCAATTCCCGCTTTTAAATAA
- a CDS encoding methionine ABC transporter permease, giving the protein MFESMIKYQAQMWQSIGETFVMVGISVSAALLLGLPLGTLLFFCRKGQLYENKYLSLILNSIVNIVRSFPFLLLVVALIPLTRMIVGTAIGTIAATVPLSIVAIVYYSRLVEQSLLEVPKGTIDAALSMGASKLSLTFKFLYVEARSGLVLGLTTSTISFISFSTVMGVVGGGGVGDFAIRYGYQRFETEVMIYAILVMIVLVQFVQFAGGSLSRLLDKR; this is encoded by the coding sequence ATGTTTGAGAGTATGATTAAGTATCAGGCCCAAATGTGGCAATCGATCGGGGAAACTTTTGTGATGGTAGGAATATCGGTCAGCGCTGCCCTGCTCCTGGGACTTCCACTGGGGACACTGTTGTTTTTTTGTCGAAAAGGCCAACTTTATGAGAATAAGTACTTGTCTTTGATACTGAACAGTATTGTTAATATTGTACGTTCCTTTCCCTTTTTGCTGCTGGTCGTTGCCCTGATTCCCCTAACTCGCATGATTGTAGGAACAGCCATTGGCACGATCGCAGCAACGGTACCTCTGTCGATTGTCGCTATAGTTTATTACTCGCGTTTGGTTGAGCAATCTTTGTTAGAGGTGCCAAAAGGTACGATTGATGCGGCCTTGTCTATGGGAGCTTCCAAGCTGAGTCTTACCTTTAAGTTTCTGTATGTCGAAGCTCGTTCAGGATTGGTGCTCGGATTGACAACCTCGACGATCAGCTTTATATCTTTCTCAACAGTGATGGGAGTTGTCGGTGGGGGCGGAGTCGGAGACTTTGCAATCCGTTATGGGTATCAGCGTTTTGAGACGGAAGTGATGATCTATGCGATTCTAGTTATGATCGTACTGGTGCAATTTGTTCAATTCGCGGGAGGTTCCTTGTCGAGACTTCTCGATAAGAGATGA
- a CDS encoding methionine ABC transporter ATP-binding protein — MLSLNEVSKSYKLRDGLYKAVDNVSLEVNAGAIHGIIGASGAGKSTLLRMINLLEQPDQGTVTIDGQQLMGLPDKQLRKERQKIGMIFQQFNLVSNATVSRNVSIPLELAGMPKKERIRRVKECLKFVGLEDKEEQYPAQLSGGQRQRVGIARALVNNPKLLLCDEPTSSLDPATTVEILNVLKHVNSSLGVTIMIVTHEMDVIKTICSHVSVMESGRIIDSFSREDGKFRPAAGSFSSYREQIIGKEREVYV, encoded by the coding sequence ATCCTATCGCTAAATGAGGTAAGCAAAAGCTACAAGCTGCGGGACGGGCTGTATAAGGCTGTCGATAATGTTTCACTCGAGGTCAATGCGGGAGCTATACATGGCATTATCGGTGCAAGTGGAGCCGGGAAGTCTACGCTGCTGCGAATGATCAATTTACTGGAACAACCTGATCAAGGAACCGTTACCATAGATGGACAGCAATTGATGGGATTGCCGGATAAGCAGCTACGAAAGGAGAGGCAGAAGATTGGAATGATTTTTCAGCAATTTAATCTAGTATCAAACGCAACAGTCAGCCGTAATGTATCCATCCCCCTGGAGCTGGCAGGTATGCCGAAGAAAGAGCGGATAAGGCGCGTGAAGGAGTGTTTGAAGTTTGTAGGACTTGAGGACAAAGAAGAGCAATATCCCGCCCAGCTCAGCGGAGGACAGCGTCAGCGTGTAGGTATCGCCCGTGCTCTGGTTAACAACCCCAAACTGTTGCTCTGCGATGAGCCAACCTCTTCACTTGATCCTGCAACTACAGTGGAGATTTTAAATGTGTTAAAGCATGTGAATTCAAGTCTAGGGGTAACCATTATGATTGTCACTCATGAGATGGACGTTATCAAAACCATATGCAGTCACGTCTCCGTGATGGAAAGCGGGCGAATCATTGATTCGTTCTCAAGGGAAGACGGAAAATTCCGTCCAGCCGCAGGAAGCTTTAGTTCCTATAGGGAACAGATTATCGGCAAAGAGAGAGAAGTCTATGTTTGA